A genomic stretch from Chitinophaga agri includes:
- the pbpC gene encoding penicillin-binding protein 1C: MRSWFRKRKWWLIALTILLILYICCIPSRLFTTPTSFVIEDSNGELLSATIATDGQWRFPADKQVPEKFAACIVAYEDKRFYHHWGVDVLALGRAIKQNLSSKRVVSGGSTLTMQVMRLSRNRDRNILQKLIEAVMATRLEFSYSKKSILSLYAGNAPFGGNVVGLEAAAWRYYGRSAAQLSWGETAALAVLPNSPALVHPGRNRQTLLRKRNQLLERLWHNETIDSVTCQLAKLEPLPDQPKALPQDAPHLLDRFRRDYPAQKAKDHKAVTRIRTTLDAGLQRNVGGIIERYHSIYKANGINNAAAVVLDVETGDALAYVGNVYHPEDPETESHVDIIQAPRSPGSTLKPILYAAMLTDGMILPHSLVADIPTQIAGYTPQNFDLGYDGAVPASKALARSLNIPAVRMLQQYRYERLHTLLKKLGMTTLTQPADHYGLSLILGGGESTLWELTGMYASMARTLLHQEQYNGKYDADDIHAPNYRQGTKRVSQSAPSGTGILDAGAIWYTFQAMEEVMRPGEELLWQQFSSSQRVAWKTGTSFGFRDGWAIGVTPQFVVGVWIGNADGEGRPGLLGVSTAAPVMFDIFRLLHTGSWFTPPYDKLQRIEVCRQSGYRASDLCPEKDSIAVPVAGLRSGLCPYHQLVHLDHTGLWRVTADCESPSQMQHVPWFILPPAMEFYYRTKHNYLPLPPYKQECLATLQQDKAPMEVIYPRPNARIYVPIEIDGKPGEAVFTATHRNTAEKIYWHMDDNYLGETQEFHQMALHPAAGKHMLTLVDEQGVQVRVPFEILAKKGDD, from the coding sequence ATGCGTTCCTGGTTCCGAAAACGAAAATGGTGGCTCATCGCTTTAACCATCCTCCTGATACTCTATATATGCTGCATCCCCTCCCGTCTGTTCACCACTCCGACCTCGTTTGTCATCGAAGACAGTAATGGGGAACTGCTGAGTGCGACGATCGCCACGGATGGACAATGGCGTTTTCCGGCAGACAAACAGGTCCCTGAAAAATTCGCTGCCTGTATCGTCGCATATGAGGACAAACGCTTTTATCACCATTGGGGAGTGGATGTACTGGCACTGGGACGTGCCATCAAACAGAACCTAAGTAGTAAAAGAGTAGTAAGCGGCGGCAGTACACTGACGATGCAGGTAATGCGCCTGTCACGTAACAGAGACCGGAACATCCTCCAGAAACTGATAGAAGCAGTTATGGCTACCAGACTGGAATTTTCCTATTCGAAGAAAAGTATTCTTTCTCTATATGCAGGCAATGCGCCTTTCGGTGGGAATGTAGTGGGGCTGGAAGCTGCCGCATGGCGATATTATGGTCGTAGTGCGGCACAATTATCCTGGGGAGAAACGGCGGCACTGGCCGTATTACCTAATAGCCCCGCGTTAGTACACCCGGGTCGTAACCGGCAAACCTTACTCCGTAAAAGAAATCAGCTGCTGGAAAGACTGTGGCACAATGAAACGATAGATAGTGTGACCTGCCAGCTGGCTAAACTGGAACCATTACCCGATCAGCCGAAGGCCTTACCACAGGATGCACCACACTTACTCGATCGCTTTCGCAGAGATTATCCAGCTCAGAAAGCAAAAGACCATAAAGCGGTCACACGTATCAGAACTACGCTTGACGCAGGGTTGCAAAGAAACGTAGGTGGCATCATTGAGCGTTACCATAGTATTTATAAAGCCAATGGCATCAACAACGCGGCAGCGGTTGTACTGGATGTGGAAACCGGCGATGCACTGGCTTATGTGGGAAATGTCTATCATCCGGAAGATCCTGAAACAGAAAGCCATGTTGATATCATACAGGCACCCCGTAGTCCGGGCAGTACATTGAAACCTATTCTCTACGCAGCAATGCTGACTGACGGTATGATCCTGCCACATTCGCTGGTAGCAGATATTCCCACACAGATAGCAGGGTACACGCCTCAGAACTTCGACCTGGGTTATGACGGGGCGGTACCAGCCAGTAAGGCACTGGCGCGCTCGCTGAATATACCTGCCGTGAGAATGTTACAGCAATACCGTTATGAAAGATTGCATACACTGTTGAAGAAGCTGGGCATGACGACATTAACACAGCCCGCCGATCACTACGGATTATCACTGATCCTGGGTGGGGGAGAGTCTACGTTATGGGAACTGACTGGTATGTACGCCAGCATGGCCCGCACATTATTACATCAGGAGCAATACAACGGCAAGTATGATGCTGACGATATACATGCTCCTAATTACCGGCAGGGTACGAAACGCGTCTCCCAATCAGCACCCTCCGGGACAGGCATACTAGACGCTGGCGCTATCTGGTATACTTTTCAGGCGATGGAAGAAGTGATGCGACCGGGGGAGGAACTATTATGGCAGCAATTCTCCTCTTCGCAGCGGGTAGCCTGGAAAACCGGTACCAGCTTTGGGTTCAGAGATGGCTGGGCGATAGGTGTAACACCACAATTCGTAGTGGGCGTGTGGATAGGCAATGCAGATGGAGAAGGAAGACCGGGCTTGCTGGGTGTGTCGACCGCAGCGCCCGTGATGTTTGACATATTCCGGTTACTACATACCGGCAGTTGGTTCACCCCACCGTACGACAAATTACAGCGGATAGAAGTGTGCCGGCAAAGCGGCTACCGGGCAAGCGATCTTTGTCCGGAGAAAGATTCTATTGCTGTACCAGTCGCCGGGCTCCGCTCAGGACTCTGCCCTTATCACCAGCTGGTACACCTGGATCATACAGGTCTATGGAGGGTTACGGCTGACTGTGAATCACCTTCTCAGATGCAGCACGTACCGTGGTTCATCTTACCACCAGCAATGGAATTTTACTATCGCACAAAACATAACTATTTACCGTTACCACCGTATAAACAGGAATGCCTGGCAACCCTGCAACAGGATAAAGCTCCGATGGAAGTGATCTATCCAAGGCCGAATGCCCGTATTTATGTACCCATAGAGATAGATGGTAAACCAGGAGAGGCGGTATTCACGGCTACGCACCGTAATACAGCAGAAAAGATCTACTGGCATATGGATGACAACTACCTGGGAGAAACGCAGGAGTTTCATCAGATGGCCTTACATCCTGCAGCAGGTAAGCATATGCTTACATTGGTAGACGAGCAGGGGGTACAGGTACGCGTACCGTTTGAGATACTGGCAAAAAAAGGAGACGACTAA
- a CDS encoding GNAT family N-acetyltransferase, producing MITWITKTFEELTTQELYALLRLRSEVFVVEQQCVFQDMDNADQLAVHIMGYDDSLDNELVAYTRIFGPGIKFDMCSIGRVVTSSRARGNGSGRKLMEYSIATVEQRFGNVPIKIGAQQYLEQFYRSLGFEQSSEMYLEDDIPHIEMIREVQA from the coding sequence ATGATAACGTGGATTACAAAGACATTTGAAGAGTTGACAACGCAGGAACTGTATGCCTTGCTGCGCCTGCGTAGTGAGGTATTTGTCGTAGAGCAGCAATGTGTGTTTCAGGATATGGATAATGCTGACCAGCTGGCAGTGCATATTATGGGGTATGACGATTCACTGGATAATGAACTGGTAGCCTATACGCGGATTTTTGGTCCGGGTATTAAATTTGATATGTGTTCCATTGGACGGGTAGTGACTTCTTCCCGTGCAAGAGGGAACGGTAGCGGCAGGAAACTGATGGAATATTCTATAGCAACAGTTGAACAACGCTTTGGAAACGTGCCGATCAAGATCGGGGCGCAACAATACCTGGAGCAATTTTACCGTTCGCTTGGATTTGAGCAGAGTAGTGAGATGTACCTGGAGGACGATATTCCGCACATTGAAATGATCCGCGAAGTGCAGGCATAA
- a CDS encoding alpha-2-macroglobulin family protein codes for MNPALAKYIEAYTAGVISRQSTIRVQLASNVNVTHTQNEPVEEEIFDFSPSIKGKAYWVNATTVEFRPDANLQPGKTYTATFKLGKVMKVEKEVKEFDFEFKVIKPSYAIEEYGLKATNSSTLNKMTFSGAIATADTEDPQQIEKVVTAIYQGKKVPVTWQHNAADKISTFTIDNLARAEKGQGARNLEISWDGKPLNVDNVSGKKTLEVPAISDFKVLDVRAVADEEQYVLVQFSDPISVAQSLDGLIGISGISDLRFSIEGSEVKVFGPARLEGNYAVVVNEGILSVADAKLEQSFSANVVFENTLPSVSIPGKGVILPQSNKLVMPFEAVNLSAVDVTIIKIYENNIPQYLQQNGMDGSQDLRRVGRPVVEKTIRLDNDKSLNLHKRNRFFLDMEKLLRTEPGAIYRVTIGFRKSYSLLGCSTITASTTGETTSDESDEEYYGGYYSNESIDEDDDFWRRYDSYYPYGYSWEQRDNPCANSYYNKDKWASRNIFSSNIGLTAKRGNDNSMLIAVTDIRDTKPMVGVELELLDYQNQVIFKTKSDGDGLATFDLKRKPYLLIAKKDDERGYLKLDDGNSLPLGRFDVKGEEVQSGIKGFLYGERGVWRPGDTLFLSFILEDKQQKLPPNHPVTLELYNPKGQLYRQLNALQSVNGFYSFTTATNPDDPTGSWVAKVKVGGAVFTKNLRIETVKPNRLKIDLNFGKNTTLSKADATEGTLNARWMFGATAQNLKAKVDVSLSQQTTAFKNFQHYRFDDPITHFEAESKTIFESSLNENGTAPVKVNLPLGKLAPGQLKASFEIKVFEPGGDFSIDHFSMPYNPFASYAGIRVPEGDRMTGMLLIDKPHAISIVNVDERGNLLSGNQEVQVELYKVRWRWWWDENGEDEFSNFTQDSYNQLLKKETMTLHGGKGTWDLQINYPDWGRYLVRVKDLQSGHTTGQTVYIDWPGWAERVQKENPSEASMLVFTSDKPQYNVGDDITLTMPSSEGGRGLVSIESGSKVLKTFWINTEKGQTVYKFKAEKEMSPNIYVNVSLLQKHAQTANDLPIRMYGVIPITINDANTVLKPVISMPDKLEPEQNASITVSEANGKPMTYTIALVDEGLLDLTRFKTPDPHSAFYAREALGVKTWDLYDFVIGAWGGDMERILSIGGDEGLNKNAGTAKANRFKPVVIFMGPFTSKGGKQTHNFKLPPYVGSVKAMVVAGQDGAYGSAEKAVAVKKPLMLLTTLPRVLGPSETIQLPVTVFGMENNIRNTKVTLATSPLLEVVGERTKTVTFAQPGEQIVYFDVRVRPQVGIAKVKVTATSGAAKAEEETELEVRNPNPVITTVQEATLQAGQSWSTAYRPAGMAGTNTGVLEVSTIPSLNLAKRLGYLIQYPHGCVEQTTSSVFPQLALNQLMDLKPAELANIEKNIKAGIARLKGFQTSDGGLSYWPGAAQADEWGTNYAGHFLLEAQAKGYELPASMLDQWKKYQRNKAGSWAPSTTNFYGGDLTQAYRLYLLALAKVPELGAMNRLKEFKYLSNEAKWRLAAAYKLAGQPELANSLVKPLSTDVKPYNQLGGTFGSDLRDKAMILETLTILGQRNRANDLLQTIAANLSQESWYSTQTTAYALIAVAKYCGVNTSGNKISFSYNMNGSSNTVNASSYVTQVPVNVTGAEGNISIQNRGQNVLYTRLILQGRPDAGQEPNIPNNPDVLDIQVKYSTRDGKVLDPASLRQGADFMATVTIRNPGKRGYYEQMALTEIFPSGWEIINTRLMENDSTFRSSPFTYKDIRDDRVYTYFNIEENKTYTYNVLLNAAYLGRYYLPAVSCEAMYDNTIHAFQPGKWVEVVK; via the coding sequence ATGAACCCTGCCCTGGCAAAATACATCGAAGCCTATACTGCCGGTGTTATTTCAAGACAGAGCACTATCCGGGTGCAATTAGCCAGTAATGTGAATGTTACCCATACACAGAACGAACCTGTTGAAGAAGAGATATTCGATTTCAGCCCCAGCATCAAAGGGAAAGCCTATTGGGTGAATGCGACAACTGTCGAGTTCAGACCAGACGCTAACCTCCAGCCGGGCAAAACCTACACGGCGACCTTTAAACTGGGTAAAGTCATGAAGGTGGAAAAAGAAGTGAAGGAATTTGACTTTGAATTTAAAGTCATCAAACCTTCCTACGCCATTGAGGAATATGGCCTCAAAGCGACCAACAGCAGCACCCTGAATAAAATGACATTCTCAGGCGCGATCGCTACCGCCGACACAGAAGATCCCCAACAGATAGAAAAAGTAGTTACCGCTATCTATCAGGGTAAAAAAGTGCCTGTCACCTGGCAACATAACGCTGCCGATAAAATATCTACTTTTACGATCGATAACCTTGCACGTGCCGAAAAAGGGCAGGGCGCGCGTAACCTGGAGATCTCCTGGGACGGCAAGCCCCTGAATGTGGACAATGTATCAGGTAAAAAGACCTTAGAAGTACCTGCGATCTCTGACTTTAAAGTCCTGGACGTACGCGCAGTGGCAGATGAAGAACAATACGTGCTTGTACAGTTCTCCGATCCCATAAGTGTCGCACAATCTCTTGATGGTCTGATCGGCATAAGTGGCATCAGTGATCTCCGCTTCTCCATTGAAGGCAGTGAGGTAAAGGTATTTGGCCCTGCCAGACTGGAAGGCAACTATGCCGTAGTGGTCAATGAAGGAATTCTGAGCGTAGCAGATGCTAAACTTGAGCAGAGCTTTTCTGCGAATGTAGTATTCGAAAATACCCTGCCATCTGTTTCCATTCCCGGGAAAGGCGTCATACTACCACAAAGTAACAAACTGGTAATGCCGTTTGAAGCTGTGAACCTAAGTGCTGTTGACGTTACCATTATTAAGATCTACGAAAACAATATCCCGCAGTATCTCCAGCAGAATGGCATGGATGGTAGCCAGGATCTGCGCCGTGTAGGTCGGCCGGTAGTTGAAAAAACCATCCGCCTGGATAATGATAAATCGCTGAACCTGCACAAACGCAACCGCTTCTTCCTGGACATGGAAAAACTGCTGCGTACAGAGCCGGGTGCTATTTACCGCGTGACCATCGGTTTCCGTAAGTCCTACTCCCTGCTGGGTTGTTCAACTATCACAGCCTCCACCACCGGAGAGACAACCAGCGACGAAAGCGACGAAGAATATTACGGCGGATATTATAGCAACGAAAGTATCGACGAAGATGATGATTTCTGGCGTCGTTATGACAGCTATTATCCTTATGGCTACTCCTGGGAACAAAGGGACAATCCATGTGCGAACTCTTACTACAATAAAGACAAATGGGCATCCCGCAACATATTCTCCTCTAATATTGGCCTGACCGCTAAAAGAGGGAATGACAACAGCATGCTCATCGCTGTCACCGATATCCGTGACACCAAACCAATGGTTGGTGTAGAACTGGAACTGCTTGACTATCAGAACCAGGTGATCTTCAAAACCAAAAGTGATGGAGATGGTCTGGCTACTTTCGATCTGAAACGTAAACCTTACCTGCTCATCGCTAAAAAAGATGACGAAAGAGGCTATCTGAAACTCGATGATGGCAACTCCCTTCCATTGGGTCGTTTTGATGTGAAAGGTGAAGAAGTACAAAGTGGTATCAAAGGATTCCTGTATGGTGAACGTGGCGTATGGCGTCCGGGAGATACCCTCTTCCTGTCTTTCATCCTGGAAGATAAACAACAGAAACTACCACCCAATCACCCGGTAACGCTGGAACTCTACAATCCGAAAGGTCAACTATACAGACAACTCAACGCCTTACAGTCTGTTAATGGTTTCTATAGTTTCACCACTGCGACCAATCCGGATGATCCTACCGGTAGCTGGGTCGCTAAAGTAAAAGTAGGTGGTGCCGTATTTACGAAGAACCTGCGTATCGAGACTGTTAAACCGAACAGGTTAAAAATAGACCTGAACTTCGGTAAAAACACTACTTTATCCAAGGCTGATGCGACAGAAGGAACACTTAATGCCCGTTGGATGTTTGGTGCCACTGCACAAAACCTGAAAGCCAAAGTAGATGTATCACTCAGTCAGCAGACAACGGCTTTCAAGAACTTCCAGCACTACCGCTTTGATGATCCGATCACACATTTTGAAGCGGAAAGTAAAACCATCTTCGAAAGTAGTCTGAATGAGAATGGTACCGCGCCGGTAAAAGTGAATCTTCCACTGGGTAAACTGGCGCCAGGTCAGCTGAAAGCCAGCTTTGAGATCAAAGTTTTTGAACCAGGCGGTGACTTCAGTATCGATCATTTCTCCATGCCTTACAATCCGTTTGCTTCTTATGCGGGCATCAGGGTACCGGAAGGCGACCGCATGACAGGCATGCTGCTTATCGATAAACCACATGCTATCAGCATTGTCAATGTAGACGAAAGAGGTAATCTGCTTAGCGGCAACCAGGAAGTGCAGGTGGAACTCTACAAGGTACGCTGGCGCTGGTGGTGGGATGAGAATGGTGAAGACGAGTTCAGCAACTTTACGCAGGATAGCTATAATCAGCTACTGAAAAAAGAAACAATGACCCTGCATGGTGGTAAAGGTACCTGGGACCTTCAGATCAACTATCCTGACTGGGGACGTTATCTCGTGCGTGTAAAAGACCTGCAAAGCGGACATACCACAGGGCAAACTGTTTATATAGACTGGCCGGGATGGGCAGAAAGGGTACAGAAAGAAAATCCTTCTGAAGCATCTATGCTGGTATTTACATCTGATAAACCTCAGTATAATGTAGGTGACGATATCACCCTGACCATGCCAAGCAGCGAAGGAGGCCGCGGGCTGGTAAGCATTGAGAGCGGTAGTAAGGTGCTGAAAACTTTCTGGATCAATACCGAGAAAGGACAGACTGTCTACAAGTTCAAGGCTGAAAAGGAAATGTCTCCTAACATCTATGTGAATGTAAGCTTGCTGCAGAAACATGCACAGACCGCAAACGACCTCCCGATCCGTATGTACGGTGTGATCCCGATCACTATCAACGACGCCAATACCGTCCTGAAACCAGTGATCTCCATGCCTGACAAACTGGAACCTGAGCAAAATGCCAGCATCACTGTATCAGAAGCAAACGGCAAACCAATGACCTACACCATCGCATTGGTGGACGAAGGGCTGCTGGACCTGACCCGCTTTAAAACACCTGATCCGCACAGCGCATTCTATGCACGTGAAGCACTTGGCGTGAAGACCTGGGACCTCTACGACTTTGTGATCGGTGCATGGGGTGGCGATATGGAGCGCATCCTGAGCATTGGTGGTGACGAGGGACTGAATAAAAACGCTGGTACAGCCAAAGCGAACCGTTTCAAACCGGTTGTGATATTCATGGGACCATTCACATCCAAGGGTGGTAAACAAACCCATAATTTCAAACTACCTCCTTACGTAGGTTCAGTGAAAGCGATGGTAGTTGCAGGACAGGACGGTGCTTATGGCTCCGCCGAAAAAGCAGTCGCTGTTAAAAAGCCGCTGATGCTGCTCACCACGTTACCACGTGTATTAGGCCCATCAGAAACCATACAGCTGCCAGTAACTGTATTCGGCATGGAAAACAATATCCGTAACACTAAAGTTACATTGGCTACCAGCCCGCTGCTGGAAGTGGTGGGTGAACGCACTAAAACAGTCACCTTCGCACAGCCTGGTGAACAGATCGTATACTTCGATGTACGTGTAAGACCGCAGGTAGGTATAGCTAAAGTAAAAGTGACCGCTACCAGCGGTGCTGCTAAAGCAGAAGAGGAAACTGAACTCGAAGTACGCAATCCGAATCCGGTGATCACCACTGTTCAGGAAGCTACCCTTCAGGCAGGTCAAAGCTGGAGCACCGCCTACAGACCTGCTGGTATGGCGGGCACTAATACGGGTGTCCTGGAAGTTTCCACTATTCCGTCTCTGAACCTGGCAAAACGCCTGGGCTACCTGATCCAGTATCCGCATGGATGTGTGGAACAGACCACCTCCAGCGTATTCCCGCAACTGGCACTGAACCAGCTGATGGACCTGAAGCCGGCAGAACTGGCAAATATTGAGAAAAATATCAAAGCCGGTATCGCACGACTGAAAGGCTTCCAGACTTCCGACGGAGGATTGAGCTACTGGCCGGGCGCCGCACAGGCGGACGAATGGGGAACTAACTATGCGGGTCATTTCCTATTGGAAGCACAGGCAAAAGGCTATGAATTGCCGGCAAGTATGCTTGACCAATGGAAGAAATACCAGCGTAACAAGGCAGGCTCCTGGGCACCATCTACCACCAACTTCTATGGTGGCGATCTTACACAGGCATATCGCCTCTACCTGCTGGCCCTGGCGAAAGTGCCAGAACTGGGTGCCATGAACCGTCTGAAAGAATTTAAATACCTGTCTAACGAAGCGAAGTGGAGACTGGCGGCGGCCTACAAACTGGCCGGTCAGCCAGAACTGGCTAACAGCCTGGTAAAACCACTGTCTACAGATGTGAAACCGTACAATCAGCTGGGTGGCACATTTGGTTCAGACCTGCGTGACAAAGCAATGATCCTGGAGACACTGACCATCCTCGGCCAGCGTAACCGTGCAAATGACCTGTTACAAACGATCGCAGCTAACCTGTCTCAGGAGAGCTGGTACAGCACACAGACCACTGCCTATGCACTGATCGCAGTAGCTAAGTATTGTGGTGTAAACACCAGTGGTAACAAGATCTCGTTCAGTTACAATATGAACGGCAGCAGCAATACTGTGAATGCCAGCTCTTATGTAACGCAGGTACCTGTGAATGTAACCGGTGCAGAAGGCAATATCAGCATTCAGAACAGGGGACAAAATGTACTGTATACCCGCCTGATCCTGCAGGGCCGTCCGGATGCCGGTCAGGAACCAAACATTCCTAACAATCCTGATGTACTGGATATCCAGGTGAAATACAGTACCCGTGATGGTAAGGTGCTCGATCCTGCTTCCCTCCGTCAGGGTGCAGACTTCATGGCAACTGTGACTATCCGCAACCCGGGTAAACGCGGCTACTATGAACAGATGGCACTGACTGAAATATTCCCGAGCGGCTGGGAGATCATCAACACCCGCCTGATGGAAAATGACAGTACCTTCCGTTCTTCACCATTTACTTACAAAGACATTCGTGATGACAGGGTGTACACTTACTTCAATATCGAAGAGAACAAGACTTACACTTACAATGTCCTGCTGAACGCGGCTTACCTCGGTAGATATTATCTGCCGGCAGTATCCTGTGAAGCGATGTATGATAATACGATCCATGCATTCCAGCCTGGTAAATGGGTGGAAGTAGTGAAGTGA
- a CDS encoding replication-associated recombination protein A — protein sequence MEPLAERIRPETLDELVGQEHLTGKDSILRTALQQGRIPSMILWGPPGVGKTTIANIIAHTLDVPFYTLSAISAGVKEVREVIEIARKQGYAVLFIDEIHRFNKSQQDALLGAVEKGIITLIGATTENPSFEVNSALLSRSQVYVLKPLSEPQLLQLIQQAMQQDEWLGSKQIELKETSALFGISGGDARKLLNLFELVVNTLQNEHPIVITDKKVMDIAQQRVAIYDKTGEQHYDIISAFIKSIRGSDPNAAVYYLARMIEGGEDVKFIARRLLISASEDIGNANPNALLLATSCFQAVTMIGYPEARIILSQCTTYLASSAKSNAAYMAIGNALSVVSQTGDLPIPMHIRNAPTKMMKDMGYHKGYEYSHDYENSFSPQEYLPDRIKGMKLYDPGKNPREEEMRKHLRSLWKEKYGY from the coding sequence ATGGAACCATTAGCCGAGCGCATAAGACCGGAGACCCTGGATGAGCTGGTGGGACAGGAACACCTGACCGGCAAGGATAGCATCTTACGTACAGCCTTACAGCAAGGCCGTATTCCCTCGATGATCCTGTGGGGACCTCCCGGTGTAGGAAAAACAACAATTGCAAATATCATAGCGCATACACTGGACGTACCTTTCTACACCTTATCTGCTATCTCGGCAGGTGTAAAAGAAGTACGTGAAGTGATCGAAATAGCTCGTAAACAGGGCTATGCCGTATTATTTATTGATGAGATCCACCGCTTTAACAAGTCTCAGCAGGATGCCCTGCTGGGCGCTGTGGAGAAAGGTATCATCACACTGATCGGTGCCACTACAGAGAATCCTTCCTTTGAAGTGAACTCGGCCTTACTGTCGCGTAGCCAGGTATATGTGCTGAAGCCCCTCAGTGAACCACAACTATTGCAGCTCATCCAACAAGCGATGCAACAGGATGAATGGCTGGGCAGTAAACAAATAGAGCTGAAGGAAACATCCGCATTATTCGGGATTTCCGGTGGTGATGCCAGGAAACTGCTTAATCTTTTTGAGTTAGTGGTGAATACCCTGCAAAACGAGCATCCTATCGTGATCACTGATAAGAAAGTGATGGATATAGCGCAACAACGTGTGGCCATTTACGATAAGACCGGTGAACAGCACTATGATATCATTTCTGCTTTCATAAAATCTATCCGCGGTAGCGACCCCAACGCGGCTGTATATTATCTGGCACGTATGATTGAAGGTGGAGAAGATGTGAAATTTATCGCCCGTCGCCTGTTAATATCTGCGTCCGAAGATATTGGTAATGCCAATCCTAATGCCCTTTTACTGGCTACCAGTTGCTTCCAGGCCGTGACCATGATCGGATACCCGGAAGCACGTATCATTCTGTCACAGTGTACTACCTATCTCGCCTCCTCTGCTAAGAGTAACGCAGCTTATATGGCTATTGGCAATGCATTGTCTGTCGTGTCGCAAACAGGCGATCTGCCCATACCTATGCATATACGCAATGCGCCAACGAAGATGATGAAAGATATGGGATATCATAAGGGATACGAATATTCCCATGACTACGAGAACAGTTTCTCTCCGCAGGAGTATCTGCCTGACCGTATCAAGGGTATGAAACTATATGATCCGGGTAAGAACCCAAGAGAAGAAGAGATGCGTAAGCACCTGCGTAGCCTCTGGAAAGAGAAATACGGGTATTAA
- a CDS encoding ATP-binding cassette domain-containing protein has translation MSTHATPFLSLEHITVRYLDKTLFTGLDWHINKGENWAITGPSGAGKSALLSTIAGKFNVINGAIRHHFSDEYRQANTITDPYFTYRDLLALVGHHHTFRNRSNTTTDFYYQQRFNSMDSSDAPTVREYLYGESGGAPEQTPILEPLKIPGLMDKELIKLSNGETRRVMIAKSLLKQPLLLMLDNPFSGLDIQTRRHFTEMVNKIIDNGTTVILVTSATEVPEHITHVMTLDEGRVTGKYTREEYLQIPQPVTAQSWQVDEEKIRAIVKNTPSPYTTIISMEHIKVQYGEHLILDDVNWLVKPNEKWALLGHNGAGKSTLLSLINGDNPQAYAQQLYLFDRKRGSGESIWDIKKKIGFVSPELHQYFQAGSNCLQVVVSGFFDIIGSTRQGTPEQQAHAAAWMDILDIGTYAGQPFKGVPESVQRLTLLARALVKEPPLLIFDEPCQGLDQQQKEHFKHVIDTLSNVMDLTMIFVTHYQEEIPSAVTKVLKLEKGRVILT, from the coding sequence ATGAGTACCCATGCCACACCATTTCTTTCATTGGAGCATATCACTGTTCGTTACCTGGACAAAACCCTCTTTACCGGTCTGGACTGGCACATTAATAAAGGAGAAAACTGGGCGATCACCGGCCCCAGTGGCGCTGGTAAGTCAGCTCTGCTGAGTACCATTGCAGGCAAGTTCAATGTCATCAATGGCGCCATCCGTCATCACTTCAGCGATGAATACCGCCAGGCAAATACTATCACAGATCCATATTTCACTTACCGTGACCTTCTCGCACTGGTAGGCCATCATCATACATTTAGAAACCGTTCCAATACGACGACCGACTTCTACTATCAGCAGCGGTTTAACAGTATGGATTCCTCGGATGCCCCGACTGTACGGGAATACCTGTACGGAGAATCAGGAGGGGCCCCGGAACAGACACCTATCCTTGAGCCCCTTAAAATTCCCGGGCTGATGGACAAGGAGCTGATCAAACTTTCCAACGGAGAGACTCGTCGTGTCATGATAGCGAAATCCCTGCTGAAACAACCGTTGCTGCTCATGCTGGATAATCCTTTCAGCGGACTGGACATCCAGACCCGCAGGCATTTTACAGAGATGGTCAATAAAATTATTGACAATGGCACCACAGTTATCCTTGTCACGTCAGCAACTGAAGTACCGGAGCACATCACGCATGTAATGACACTCGATGAAGGTCGTGTAACCGGAAAGTATACACGGGAGGAATATCTGCAAATACCTCAACCAGTGACCGCACAAAGCTGGCAAGTAGACGAGGAGAAGATCAGGGCGATCGTCAAGAATACACCGTCTCCTTATACCACTATTATCAGCATGGAGCATATAAAAGTGCAGTACGGCGAACATTTAATCCTGGACGATGTTAACTGGTTAGTGAAGCCCAATGAAAAATGGGCCCTGCTCGGCCACAATGGCGCAGGCAAATCGACCCTGCTCAGCCTGATCAATGGCGATAATCCACAGGCTTACGCACAGCAGCTTTACCTGTTCGACCGTAAACGAGGCAGTGGAGAAAGCATCTGGGATATTAAGAAAAAGATCGGATTCGTATCACCGGAACTACACCAATACTTCCAGGCAGGTAGTAACTGTCTGCAGGTAGTGGTCTCTGGCTTTTTCGATATCATAGGCAGTACCCGTCAGGGCACTCCCGAGCAACAGGCACATGCCGCTGCATGGATGGATATACTGGACATTGGCACATACGCCGGACAACCCTTCAAAGGTGTCCCTGAGAGTGTACAGCGACTGACCCTGCTGGCCCGCGCACTGGTAAAAGAGCCCCCGCTGCTTATTTTTGATGAACCCTGCCAGGGACTGGATCAGCAACAAAAAGAACATTTTAAACACGTAATAGATACCCTATCTAACGTAATGGACCTGACCATGATCTTCGTTACACACTACCAGGAAGAGATCCCATCGGCCGTTACCAAGGTGTTAAAACTAGAAAAGGGAAGAGTAATATTAACTTAA